The following proteins are co-located in the Candida dubliniensis CD36 chromosome 3, complete sequence genome:
- a CDS encoding aminophospholipid translocase (flippase), putative (Similar to S. cerevisiae DNF2;~In S. cerevisiae: localizes primarily to the plasma membrane; contributes to endocytosis, protein transport and cell polarity), producing the protein MSESKDQSTDSTSSPGLQSRGEPEPPGIKERIHRFFFLKGLADRPPYLQEIYDNTPRTVFYNYDLPEYMIDSQGRPITQYPRNKIRTTKYTPITFLPKNLLLQFTNVANSYFLLIVILGAFQIFGVPSPGLAAVPLIVIVCITAIKDAVEDYSRAVSDAELNNSPIHLLTGVHNPNVLVDQVGPWRKFKKACSRGTAHVFKFIKKCCIFICGNKRIKQEYAREQVQEDNLALHRVSTVVSDYTYRSQEPRYSVSSPRRSMNINRKSIQSSHHRPTVALPNSLLNPVLKKENAQNSSSVRANFKNRCWKDVNIGDIIRIRANEEVPADVIIISTSDSEGNCYIETKNLDGESNLKTRTALKCGGNNNLKHSDDLSDTKFWVECDAPNANLYSFKGTIHYENFDSNGNLVNEDEKEAITPENVLLRGCTLRNTKWVIGFCIYTGPETKIMLNSGITPTKTSRISRELNLSVIINFVLLFVLCFVSGLINGLFYRHDNNSRVFFDFHPYGKTPAINGVIAFWVALIIYQSLVPISLYISIEIIKTIQAYFIYADVKMYYDRLDFPCIAKAWNISDDLGQIEYVFSDKTGTLTQNVMEFRKCTINGKSYGLAYTEAQQGLDKRAGVDVIEEANKWKIKIASDKEAMMDDLLKYSNNDQLREENITFVSSQYVRDTFSGDSGDEQKQANERFMFALALCHTVMTEENETDPTLRDFKAESPDEAALVSVARDMGIVFKKRLRSSLLLEIYGQEQEFHLLDIIPFTSARKRMSCVIKTPENKIILYTKGADSVIFQRLNPSENPNELVRKTALYLEDFANEGLRTLCIASKVLDPQVYENWNRRYREASSSISDDRETLMGQLEEEIEQDLVMLGGTAIEDRLQLGVPQSISILSDAGIKLWVLTGDRVETAINIGFSCNLLENDMKLLVVRPESNDTEDCEQIDALITKYLQEEFHIDASSPSSVADAIKQARKDHSIPQAKVALVIDGAALSLIFQDLKDRPNDTIRVLQDKFLLLGKQCRSVLCCRVSPAQKAQVVKLVKTGLQVMTLAIGDGANDVAMIQAANVGVGIAGEEGRQAVMSSDYAIGQFRFLTRLLLVHGRWSYKRLAEMIPCFFYKNVVFTLTCFWYGIYNNFDGSYLYEYTYLMFYNLAFTSLPVIVLAVFDQDVSDTISLLVPQLYTSGILGKDWSQYKFVWYMFDGLYQSVISFFFPYLLFYVAFQNPQGMTIDHRFYIGVVAACIAVTACDIYVLMQQYRWDWLSVLIDCISILLVYFWTGVWSVNPNYSGEFYRAGAQTLGTLGVWCCIFVGIIGCLLPRFTFDFFTSNFRPADVDIIRERVRQGAYDDYPLGYDPTDAEDVERHRLLTEIINKDPQLFEKMENEYKEEEHDKETPLERTFKSIKRRTTISRSKKGTAQRLRRDTINDQFQKQIPLDELRQQMIKEGEYTSARYSLDRINTTHEIPGVTQADTLLKYHTRNSVALNS; encoded by the coding sequence ATGTCAGAGTCCAAAGATCAATCAACAGACTCCACCAGTTCACCTGGTCTTCAGTCACGTGGGGAGCCTGAACCACCAGGTATTAAGGAAAGGATACATcgatttttctttttaaaagGATTGGCAGATCGACCACCGTATTTACAAGAGATCTATGATAATACCCCTCGAACAGTGTTTTACAATTACGATTTGCCAGAATACATGATAGATTCTCAGGGTCGTCCCATCACTCAATACCCCCGTAATAAAATTAGAACCACTAAATATACCCCTATTACTTTCCTTCCGAAGAATTTGCTTTTACAATTCACAAACGTTGCAAACagttattttcttttgattgttATTTTAGGGGCATTCCAGATCTTTGGTGTCCCCTCTCCAGGTTTGGCAGCAGTCCCTTTGATAGTTATTGTATGTATTACCGCTATCAAAGATGCAGTTGAAGATTATAGTCGAGCAGTCAGTGATGCCGAGTTGAACAATTCTCCAATACACTTGTTGACTGGGGTTCATAATCCTAATGTGTTGGTCGACCAGGTAGGACCTTGGagaaaatttaaaaagGCTTGCTCTCGAGGAACAGCACATGtcttcaaatttatcaaaaaatgCTGCATTTTCATTTGTGGAAATAAACGAATCAAACAGGAATATGCTCGAGAACAAGTTCAAGAAGATAATTTGGCACTACACAGAGTGTCAACTGTGGTTTCCGACTACACCTATCGATCCCAGGAACCACGATATAGTGTTAGTTCTCCGCGAAGATCTATGAACATTAATCGAAAATCGATTCAGTCTTCTCATCATAGACCTACTGTTGCATTACCCAATTCATTGTTGAATCCAGttttgaagaaagaaaacgCTCAGAACTCAAGTTCTGTTCGAGCTAATTTCAAGAACAGATGCTGGAAAGATGTGAACATTGGTGACATAATTAGAATCAGAGCCAATGAAGAAGTCCCTGCCGatgtcattattatttctacATCAGACCTGGAAGGAAACTGTTACATTGAAACCAAGAATTTGGATGGGGAATCTAACTTGAAAACTCGTACAGCATTAAAGTGTGGAggcaataataatttgaaacatTCTGATGATTTAAGTGATACCAAGTTTTGGGTCGAATGTGACGCACCAAACGCAAATTTATACTCCTTTAAAGGTACAATCCATTACGAAAATTTTGATTCGAACGGCAACTTAGTCAATGAGGATGAAAAAGAAGCCATAACTCCAGAAAATGTATTGTTAAGAGGGTGTACGTTGAGAAATACAAAGTGGGTTATTGGGTTTTGTATATACACAGGGCCAGAAACCAAAATCATGCTTAATTCTGGAATTACTCCAACAAAAACATCCCGTATCTCACGTGAATTGAACTTGTCAgttataattaattttgtattgttatttgttttgtgtTTTGTGTCTGGGTTGATTAACGGGTTATTTTATCGGCATGATAACAATTCAAGAGTATTTTTCGATTTTCATCCGTATGGTAAGACCCCAGCTATTAATGGTGTTATTGCATTCTGGGTAGCGTTGATCATTTACCAGTCCTTGGTGCCTATTTCCTTGTATATTTCCATTGAAATCATCAAAACGATCCAAGCTTATTTTATATATGCCGACGTTAAAATGTATTATGATAGATTGGATTTCCCTTGTATTGCAAAGGCGTGGAATATATCTGATGACTTGGGTCAAATTGAATACGTTTTCAGTGACAAAACTGGAACTTTGACACAAAATGTAATGGAATTCAGAAAATGTACCATCAACGGGAAATCTTATGGATTAGCTTATACAGAAGCACAACAAGGTTTGGATAAACGTGCTGGTGTTGACGTTATTGAAGAGGCTAACAAATGGAAGATTAAAATCGCTTCAGACAAGGAAGCAATGATGGACGATTTGCTAAAATATTCTAATAATGATCAATTACGAGAAGAGAATATCACTTTTGTTTCGAGCCAGTATGTGAGGGATACATTCTCTGGGGACTCGGGAGATGAGCAAAAGCAGGCAAATGAACGATTTATGTTTGCTTTGGCGTTGTGTCATACAGTTATGACcgaagaaaatgaaactgATCCTACGTTACGTGATTTCAAAGCTGAGTCGCCCGACGAAGCAGCCTTAGTGTCTGTGGCTAGAGATATGGgtattgttttcaaaaagCGCTTGAGAAGTTCTTTGCTTTTAGAAATATATGGACAGGAGCAAGAATTCCACTTGCTCGATATTATACCATTCACATCAGCAAGAAAGCGAATGTCTTGTGTTATAAAGACACCAGAGAATAAGATCATTTTATACACCAAAGGTGCTGATTCGGTTATTTTCCAAAGGCTTAACCCTAGCGAGAATCCAAATGAGCTTGTGCGCAAAACTGCTCTTTACCTTGAAGATTTTGCCAACGAAGGTTTGCGTACCTTATGTATTGCATCTAAAGTATTGGATCCCCAAGTTTATGAAAATTGGAATAGACGTTATAGAGAAGCCAGCTCGTCAATATCCGATGATAGAGAAACATTAATGGGTCAATTAGAAGAGGAGATTGAGCAAGATTTGGTAATGTTAGGTGGTACAGCTATTGAAGATAGATTACAACTTGGAGTTCCACAGTCAATATCTATTTTGAGTGACGCCGGTATTAAATTGTGGGTTTTGACAGGGGATAGAGTTGAAACAGCTATTAATATTGGGTTTTCGTGTAACTTGCTAGAGAATGACATGAAACTATTGGTTGTACGACCTGAATCAAATGACACCGAAGATTGTGAACAAATTGATGCCTTGATTACCAAGTATTTACAAGAAGAATTCCACATTGATGCCAGTTCTCCAAGTTCAGTGGCCGATGCCATAAAACAGGCTAGAAAAGATCATTCAATCCCACAAGCAAAAGTTGCTTTGGTTATTGATGGAGCTGCCTTGTCTTTGATTTTCCAAGATTTGAAAGACCGCCCTAATGACACCATAAGGGTATTACAGGATaagtttttgttgttgggaAAACAATGTCGATCAGTACTTTGTTGTCGTGTTTCGCCTGCTCAAAAGGCTCAAGTTGTAAAATTGGTCAAGACTGGGTTGCAAGTAATGACATTGGCTATTGGTGATGGTGCCAACGATGTTGCCATGATACAAGCAGCTAATGTCGGCGTCGGGATTGCCGGTGAAGAAGGGAGACAAGCTGTTATGTCGTCGGATTATGCGATAGGGCAATTCAGATTCTTGACACGTTTGCTTTTGGTCCATGGAAGATGGTCTTATAAAAGATTAGCCGAAATGATCCCCTGTTTTTTCTACAAAAATGTTGTTTTCACATTAACATGCTTTTGGTATGGTATCTacaataattttgatggGTCATACCTTTACGAATACACATATTTAATGTTTTATAACTTGGCGTTTACTTCCTTGCCAGTTATTGTGTTGGCGGTGTTTGACCAAGATGTGTCCGATACCATTTCTTTGTTAGTTCCTCAATTGTACACTAGTGGTATTTTGGGTAAAGACTGGTCGCAATACAAGTTTGTATGGTACATGTTTGATGGGCTTTACCAATCAGTAATCTCATTTTTCTTCCcatatttattgttttatgTTGCATTCCAAAATCCTCAGGGAATGACAATTGACCATAGATTCTatattggtgttgttgcCGCATGTATTGCTGTCACTGCATGTGACATCTATGTTTTGATGCAACAATACCGCTGGGATTGGTTATCGGTGTTGATTGACTGTATTTCCATATTGTTGGTTTATTTCTGGACTGGTGTATGGAGTGTCAACCCTAATTATTCAGGTGAGTTTTACCGTGCTGGTGCGCAAACTTTGGGCACTTTAGGTGTTTGGTGTTGTATTTTCGTTGGTATTATTGGATGTTTACTTCCTCGATTcacatttgattttttcacCCTGAACTTCAGGCCAGCCGACGTGGATATTATTAGAGAAAGAGTAAGACAGGGCGCATATGATGACTATCCATTAGGATATGATCCAACTGATGCAGAAGACGTTGAGAGGCACAGATTGTTAACAGAGATTATTAACAAGGATCCCCAATTGTTTGAAAAGATGgaaaatgaatataaagaagaagaacacGATAAAGAAACACCATTAGAAAGAACTTTCAAGTCTATAAAGAGACGTACTACTATACTGAGGTCCAAAAAGGGAACTGCACAGAGATTGAGAAGAGATACAATCaatgatcaatttcaaaaacaaattccTCTTGATGAATTACGACAACAGATGATCAAGGAAGGTGAATATACATCGGCAAGATACTCGTTGGACAGAATAAATACTACACATGAGATTCCTGGAGTAACACAAGCTGACACACTATTGAAGTACCACACAAGAAATAGTGTAGCTTTGAATTCTTAA